CccattccccttcctccccctcaccTGAGGAGGGCAGCTCCGACTTACAGGATTTGCACGTTGGGCTGCGGAAGCAAAGACCAGAGAGAAAAGCATCAAGAAATCCAATAGCCACAGGCTTTCTGGGAAAGATGGGGGGACCCTGGAGCCCTTCTGTTAGGGAAATACCCCTGCACCCCAGGCTGCTCccgcccctctcctctctctccccgctGCTGCCAGACCTCTCAGACCTGGAGTCCGCCTTCCTGCACTTGACCTTCTTGCCTGTGAGGAGACAGATAGACACAACGAGGCAGGACGTAAGAGTCTGGATGAAAGCCAGCAGGGAAACTGTAGGTGCCCAGGGATCCCAAGGCAGCCCCCTTGGCGGCGCTCTGAAGCCCAGGAAAGGGTCACACTTACTGATAATGATGAGGATGCCCAGCAGGAACAATATGGTGGCCAGAGTCATGCCCACTGTCTGCACAGTGTCATAGTCTGGGGGAGACAATGGGGGACATCAACATGGGAAGCACCTCAGCCCTCCCTGGAGCCTCAACCTGGCTTCAAGGCTGCCTGGCCAGGGGCCCAGGGTCTAGGGATGCTGCGGGCTGTGCTGGGGGCTCCCCCAATGGGCTAGTGTGAGGATGGAGAGCAGGAGCTCAGGAGCTCCCTTGACTTCTTTACCCTGACTCTTCCCTAGATGCTTCATGTATACAAAAAAACATCCTCTACATCATAGAGGATGTACAAAAAACCATCCTCTACCTCATAGAGGCTGATGTAGATCATAGATGTCTGAACTATCTCAGCAAGCAACCTGCTCTGTGGTCTCCCCGCACCCCAGACACAGGGATCCTGCTAATACCTGAGTCAGATCAGGGTCCCCCAGCTTGgagtccccaccccaccctggcttCCAGTGCATTCTGAGGAAAAGCTGCAGTTCCTTCTCAGACCTCACCCCACTCCACTTTCTGcctcagtcccctcccccaggcatcCTGGTCTCTCTGCCATTCCTGGAGCAGATCAGGTATggtcctacctcagggcctttgaatttgctgtgccctctgcctgaAAGCTCTCTCCCCGCCAATATTCCCACCTTACCAATTTCTGGGCTTTATTCAAATGTCAGTGAAAGCTTCTCTGAAACCTTGTCTATTTGGAATTTCCCATTCTCTCCCTAGCACTTTATAATCTCattctttcctgtattttccttCATAAGAAGCATTATTGTCCAAAATGCCACAGTAAATATgattgatccttgaacaacatgcaGGTCCCCTTAGATGTgatgttttttcaataaatatagtatagcactgtaaatgtattttctcttcttcatgatttttttttgggggtggggtaagctctacacccaactaggggctcgaactcatgaccctgaaacaagagttgcatgctctactgactgagccagttaggcgcccttcttccttatgatttccttaaCAACATTTTTTCCTCTAGTTTCCTTCATTGCCAGAATGCAGTacataatacacataatatacaaaatatgtgttaatcaactgtgtATGTCATCGGTAAAGCTTCCAGTTaacagcaggctattagtagttaagttttgggggagtcaaaagttacatgtggattttcaactaCATGGGAGGCTCGGAACTCGTCATCCCCACGTTGTTCAGGGGCCaattgtatttattgaaatatgaATTTATAGAACACCCACTCTGTACCAGCAGTGTCCTGGCCTCTGCCTCAGGGAATTGGCTTTCGTATTGTGACAAAACAAGGGACAAGATAAAATGAAACATCTGGGCCATGTGACTATGACTAGATGTGTCTGTGGCTCGTGTTGGCAGAGAGTCAGGAAGGGCCTCTCCCAGCAGAGCAGTCAATATTTGATCTGAGCcctgaagaaggaaaaggagcttAGTCAGCTGTGTGGAGAGCTAGACAAGGAgcattcctggcagagggaacagcacgtgcaaaggccctggggtgggaaagAATTTGGCATATTGGAGGAACAGTACAagtgagcaaagggagagagcagaggggtgTTTAGAAAGGGAACCTGGGCCATGTCTGCTCAACTTGGGGGTAACTTCTTTAAGCTTCAATGTCATGGGGATGATATAATGGCATCACCCAAGTAAAGCTTTCCACAAGCCTCATAGGTAGAACCTAATACTATCCCTTCTTTGCAGAAGAGCCCAGAGAGGACAAGttacttgctcaaggccacacagctagtgagtggataagctaggattcaaatccaggcagcCTGGCCTCAGAATTGTATGCTTCTCTGGTGACCACAATGTACCACCCCAGAGACATGATGAAGCGTAGATGAGGTCCAAAGTGGGTACCGCCCCCCACATCCCACCAAATCCAATTCTGCCCTCCAAGAGCCCAGCCGATGTAAACTGAAACCTCATGGTCACACGGCAAGTGGCCCAGCAGGTATCATGTTGCCAGGGCTGAAGCCACTTCAGCAATAACCTGTGGGGACCAGCAACCACCCCTCTTTCCAGCCCCAGGGTACCCTCATCACATCTACCACTCACCATAGTAAAATGGATCAGGTTCCTGAGGAACTGTGgcaaggaagacaggaaaagagagagagggaaaacacatTTCAACACTGGGTTTCTTAACATTTTTGAGACTCCAGATGGGGCCACTGGTCCAATATTTTCTGGGTAGAAATCAGATAAAGATGTCCTTTGATCTGAATGATATAGCCTCATGCATGGCAAGACACAGGCTTGAAGCGGGAGCATAGGCTGGATTCCAGTCCCCACTCACACCATTAGTCAGTACCTTCCCTTGTTCAGTGCACAACCCACCAAACTGTACATGGCAGTCCTGGAACTGCCTGTGGAAATCTGAGGCAAGCTACGGACTCATTCCTAAAAAACACATACACCTATCATTTGCATATGATGCTGGAGTTAACAGACTTCAATCCCACTGATAAACTGTTGAGTGTATCAGCTTCCCCTGAATACTCCCTAAAACTTCTCAGTTATTTGACAGCTCCCAAAAAATTAGGCACTGTGGCTACTATTCTCATCCACTCACTCCTGCCACTGAATCCAATGCAGAGGAATTGTCCTATAAAATACcctatattatattacatataatatatattttatgacttATTTCTAAGACATCAATTTTAagattcaaaattaatttcataatagCTTTCTCAGTGTGTGTGAATATGTATGGAACTCTACCATACAAAACACACCCACCCATTAGAAGACTCATCCCAATTTCAGAAGTGTTAATGTGtgaataaaatgtgtgtgtgtgtgtgtatttacctttccccatcccccacctccctgtccCAAACCATATTCCCCTTCGGAAGAGCTTAGACCACACTTCCCATTCAAAAAGCCCATCTTGATGGCTCCCTCATTCCTGACAGCTCTCAAGACATTCTGTCTTGTCTAGAGCTGAATTCTGCAGAGCATGCATCACTAGCTGAGGGGAACCAGCAATGTGAGGCCAATGCTAAGTACAGTCATCAGTTTTCTCTTCCAGGCTTGGGGAAGGATGGCAGCTTCCTTGacgctggggggtggggggtggggggtggttgggggggggggggagaccatGTGACTAATTCTGGCCAATGAATTGTGAGTGGAAGCATCAGGTGACTTCCAGGCTGGAGCATTTAAATGTTCTTACAAGAGCTCCCTTTTGCCTGTTGCCCCCGTGTTGCGAAGTTTTCTCTCATGAACAGAGACACCCCCCTGGGTCGACCTGCAATGGACGTATGGTATAAACGGGACTTCAACCTTGATTGTCAGAAGCCCCTGGAATTTTTGATAAAATCTTTACTATGGCACACTCTAGCTGACACATACAGATGGCACCCAGGCAAGACTCGGAATAGCACCATTTCTCCTTTGTAGTGCCCTGTCCGGTCTTCAAGGAGGAAGTCTTGGGTAGGTGTGGAAGTGTCTTTAACACCCTCTGCCTTGCTAAGCTCCCTCTTTTCCCATGAGGACACCATCCTTGGGCTCCCAGCCTTCAGCAGACAGTGATAACTCTGTAGAATTTTGTGACATTATCtggttttctcctttatttaccTATCTAACCAGCATTTGATAGCACTGACTGCATGCCGGGTtctgttctaagcacttcacaGGTGTTAACACACTTCCATCTACACAGCTGCTCCCTGATACGGGTGCTGTCTTCACCCTTATTCCACACagaaggacactgaggcccagaaacaTGGAGTCACTTGTTAAAAATCGTGTTTATACTTGcctttaaggcaaaaaaaaaaaaaaaaaaaaggtgaaatgaaAAGTCCTGATTTTCCATTTGTGATGGTGATATAAAATGAAGCTAATTAATTAAGCTTTGTCAAAAACGAAtcctttaaagggaaaaaagtaaatgtgaGGGTGGAGAACATCTAGATAGGGCAAAATCGTCCTCGAAAGCATCAAGAcggaaaaacattattttagagTCGCATGTGCTGTCTTCGCTCCCCCACCAGATGGGGAGGAAGTTTGTTTGACTCCTCTGCCATTAATCCTGACATTTATAAAAGTCTTTCTAAGAACTTTtctggaatgaatgaaagaaacaatgCACACACAAGTGAGTaagtgggtgaatgaatgaaagccCCCGCTAGGCTGCAGGAAGCCCCATCAGAGGTGGAGCGGTTGGATTAGACTACTTTGTCTCCTGGGTTGCCAAATAGCCTGCCTTCCCAAACCATCAGGAGCCCACGGGGGGAGCACCTGGTCCAAAATCCTCTTTAGTTCATCCTGGGTGCCCCAGGCTCTACGCAGAAGTCCCTCTTCTGGTCCCTGCCGCCCCAGGAATCTGGTTTCTCAGGGGGGAGACTGGGCTAAGGGTGGAGCCAGGAGGCAAGAGAAGAAATGTGCACCACTCCTGGCCAGTTGCCAGGGAGACATCAGGAAGGAGGTGGTTGCTATGGCAACTGGGGCATCTTCAGAGGTGAAGAGAGGTAATGGGTCCCGACACCCCAGGCTGGGTGGGGTCCTGGGGGTTAGGTGTCTAATTCTGGGGCCAAACTTGGCTCCGTCTGCTCCCTTTGTATCTCTCAGTGTTGCCCTGCAGGGCTGGCTTCTGGCCAAGCGGAGGGTCCTTCTCAAGGATAGGGACCCAGACCCACAGGTTGTGCTCCTGCATCCCTTTTCTGTTtgcccccatctctccctcttgctttctgACAGAGTGGGAGAGGCCTCATTTCCCTCCCCcgtactccccccccccaccacacacaacTGATCCATTAATCAGTTTAAGTGGTGCAACACACAGCATGctcttcttcccccctcccccggggttTCCCAAGACCTGCGGTCCCCTCTTCTGCTGTGACTGGGgaaaaggagggggtggggctgaggCGTCTGTCCTCCCACCTCGGCCCGTCTGCTGCCATCGATCCTGTTAACCACCATCTCTGCGAAAAGAAGCCCTGGGCTCCCGCCAGGCCCGCTGGCtcagccctgccccctctccctagGGTGGCTTCCAGCCTCtgcagcccccccccaccccgccctgcttCAAATTCTGCAGATATGGCTCGGTGCAGCAGCCCCTGCCTGCCGggaaagggggcagggaaggcGAGATCAGAGTGGAACTGGGGTTCCCTTCACCACCAGGGGCTCCTCGGCACCACCGGCCCATCCCCTCTGGCCCTGCTCTCAGTGCTggaaaccccacccccacccccattagaGCATTCTTCTCCTGGTTCCTCTGCAGAGACAACCTCAAGAAAGGGGGCTGTTAGGGGGCAGCCAGTGTTTAAGTGGGCGCATAACTGGGTTAAGGGGCGTGAGATATAAATCGCGCCGCAGCTGAATGGGGgtaaagaagggacatctgtgtGCACACCTGAGTGCACCTCCCGGACCAGACAACACCCCTGCATGCTGGCTGGAAAAGAGGGTCCCACCATCCATTCCTGCCCAAGCGGGGGCTCACCGCAGTGGCTCGGCCCCACCCCACGCTGCTCCTCCTGCTATCTCTCTCCCGCGCTGTGGGtccatctctcctcctcctcctctgtgtctttctctatgcctctctttttgtctctgattttctctctctctgcatcctttTCTGTTGCTCTCCGCCTTCCCCTTCACTCTCAATCTCTTTCGGCATCTTATCTGTCTTCCCCCACGTCTCTGACTCTGGGTCCCCtgtctcgctcgctctctctttcaggctttcaatttttcacattcctttccatcttcctctctcttctgtctctttccatctttttctcaCTTCCTTCAGCTCTCTACACCCTGTCTTTCcgtccttctccctccttcccgcGGAATCTGCCTGTCAGGGATTTCTGGAGACACCCACCATAAGAGCCCGCGCTGGAAAAGAGAGGCAtatgcctcccctccccccaccttgccCATCTTGGAGACCCTGAAATTTGCGAGAGCCCCTGTGGTCGCAGACCCATCCGTTCCCACCCTCGAAGCCCGTCACTTCGCGTCCACTACCGCCGCTGTGCAGGACCAGCCGCCCGGTTGCCATAGCTACCGGTCCGCGCATCCTTTCTCCCGGGACTGCCGCTCTCCAACCGCGGGTCCCGCACAGGAACCACACCACCGGGAGGGGGTGTCCACGAGGCCTGGAGGGGCGCCAAGGGGTGCACTGCAGGGGCCTCCACCCATGGAAGGAACAGACATCCCCTTCcccattcccttcccttttcaGTACTGGAATCTCCCTAGATCCTCTCCCCTAAGCGTTAAGATCCAGGACCCTCCCCACCAACCCGCTCGCCCTCTCCCCAGGCGGCGCTCACCCTTTGTAGGGGCCTGGGTCGGGGTCGCCATGCCGGGCCGGAGCAGGGGGCGGCTGGATGCGGAGACGGTGAAGGCGCGGCTGCAGCAGCTGGAAGCTGGACGGACTGATGTCGGGGGGAGATGGGGGGAGCCCTCGTGTGGGGGGGGCCGTAGCCAATGGGGGCCCGGAGAGCCCGCCCCCGTCccggccacccccgcccccgcccccgcccactcCCGACGTCCCCGCCCCTTCCCCAAGGGTGGGGGCGCCCCCTGCCGGGGCCAAGGGGGCGCCCGAGCTTCCGCGCAGAGGGACTGACAGATCCACCAAACGCTGTCAAGAGAGAAAAGCACGTTTTATTGAAGTCTGGGCGGCAGAGAGGAGTCtgtgggagcagggctggggaagagggCAGTCCAGGGGGCGGTGGGCGCACAGGTGGTGGGTGGGAGGCATCAGGAGCCAGGGGAATCCTGTGGGGGTGAAAAACGTGAGAGGCAAGAGAGccccccaaccaccccatcccacccttcgcccccttctcctctccccaccccccagcccagcccgagCTGCAGGACCTGGCTGGGTTCCATCGCGCCAGGTGTCTCTACCGCCTGCGTGTGGACAGACCTGAGGAGGAACACGGAGAGTTCCGGGTGTCAGGAGGGCCACCCCagctcctgcagagcagggagcatcAGGGGAACTCCCGTACCTCTGGTTTCAGATCAAGCCCCTCCCTCCACGTGCCTGTCCCGGCCAGGAAAGGGGTACTTGGAACCCGCCCTCACCCCCAAACACCCGAGTCTCCCCAGACTCACGGCGGATGGAGCTGCGGAAAGTTCCCTCCTCTTCATCAGGTTCCCCAGTTCTGGCAGAAGGAATTGGggatgaaaaaggagagaggcagcCACCCCCATAAGTCCCCCAGTGCAGCCCTCATTTCACAGTCCCCCGAACTGAGGACCAGAGATGGGCAAGGAGCAGGCTCGGGGTCCGCCAGAAAACCGGGAGCACCCAGTTGCGGTTTAAGCGGGTGGCAGGGGGTGAGACAAGTGCCTCCCCGAGTGCTGGGGAAGAGCCTGGAAGTTGGTGGAGGATGGGGTGGCGGAAGGACTGGAGAGCAGACAGCCTAGAGACAGCCTAGGCTAGAAACCCAGAACCCTCATCTCTTAGTGGAGTGATCTCTGGCAAGTGACTTCACCTCcatgtgcctctgtttcctcatcagtaaaatgaggctaataacAGCACCTACCACACATACAAGGGTGTGAGGAGTAAATAAGATAATTCACAATAAATCGGTATCTGGCACTTGGGactaaatattagctattatttaaaATCACATCTATAATTGTTTTAACATGGAGAAGGTATTCATacattgctttaaatttttatttaaagatgaatCAAAGGGCTAGGAACAGGACGCTGAGCTAAACTGGGCCGCCGAGAGAGGTGATCTCATTTCGCCGTGGCTCTTTCTCTCGCCGCTTACCACGCtttgtgattttatatttgtGGGGCTGCTGGAACCCACGGTCGCCGCCCCCACTGGGCTGGGAGCTCagccaggcagggagggcagTTTACTTATTCACCATTTGGTCCCCGGGGCCTGGCTTTggggcttggcacatagtaggtgcttaatacaTAATTGCTGAAGGGTCTCTGGCTGCGGGTCCGATGGACTCTCCGCCTCACCCCCAGCGCCCCTCTAGAGCGAAAGTAGATGAGTGAGAGCCTGGAGGGGCCTCTTACCTCTGCTGCTGGTTGAATTTGCACCGGCACCTTCTGCCtgtgggtgggggtaggaggaggACGTGGCTAACCTTCGGCTCCAGGCGGGCACCGAGCGGCGCTCTTGCGCCGGCTCAGGCTCGCGAGGGGCGCGGCCGTGGGgacaggggcggggcgggggcggggtagGGCGGGGGCATCAACAGGGCGGGTTGGAGCCGATGGGCGGGACAGGGGCGGAGATGGGGCGGAGCGTGGGCGGGGCTGAGGGCGGGGCGGGGACGAAAACCCGCTCCTGCGGGGGCTGGAGGTAGCGGGGTGTGGGTACTCACTCAGGACGATGAGGATACCCAGGATGAAAAGGATCCCGGCGATGATGAGGCCTCCGATCCGCAGGGTCTGGTAGTCTGTGGGCGGCAGGGAGGAgagtgagggcagggaggggaggaggaaggatagAAGAGGGGCAgaatggggaggaggggacaAGGAGGAtcgggagaggagaggagagagaaggaagacgataagggaggaaggaagagagggatcagggggaggagagggtgggaaggaaagggaggaggtaGGCAGGGCACGGAGGAGGGAGGTAGGGGAGGTTGGCGGAGAGGATCAGGGGaacagagaggggagaaagggaggcgCAGCAGAGGATGAGCCATAAGATACTGAGAGGTTAAAGGAGAAAGAgactcagagagacagagagggatcaAACAGAcggacacacagagacagagacagacaaggGGAGatcaaaacaaagagtcagagatctgagagacaagagagagagaaggagagtgacaGAGATACAAACACtgagtcagagagacagagatggagaaagagaagaggagtaACTAGGACAGGACGGACAAACCCAGGCCATACGCCCTCCCAACTCCCAGGGAGAGacacccctccctcccttacCATAGGTGAATGGGTCGTGTTCCTGTGGAgcttctggaaagagaaagaagtcagggGTTGGATGCTTCCTGGGACTCTGGACAGGGACGGGCGAAAAGGGACCTTGTGGGGGCTTTACTCTCCTGGGCTGAGAGTCTGGGGACCGCTGGACCCTGAGCAGTCTGCCCAACCTCTCTAGGTCTTAGTTGCCACATCTGCCCTGTcttggtggggcagggggcacctAACTGCCCCCCAAATCTTGTCTTATCCCGTGTTGTCAATGATTCTGTCATCTGAGGGAAGTGGGCCTCCATCCCACAGTCCACCTTTGCCTGACCTagcatcaccccccaccccaaatactAGCTTCTGACTGGACCCATGTGAAACCCCCAATTTCCTGGTACCCCACTGACTCATTTAGCTTGGAGTCTCCAACTTGGTTCTCTTGAAGGGCttcccatcaccccacccccgcctcccttGGGGCCAAGGTGGGTGGTGGGCTACATACCCCAGACTCACCTGCGCTGGCCTTGGTGAGAAAACCCACACAGAGAACCAAGATGTGGTAGAGAGGCTCCATTGTCCTGGGGGACACCAAGGGTCAAGAAATGTGTTCCCTCATTCCCCCCACCATTGGGGCTTGAACCCAAGGGGTTAAATCAGGGTCCGGGGGTTtgatttcaaaaatgtttatcatccAGCTTGACCACTGGGAGAAGCAGGGGCACCCCTTGCCTCATCAGACACAGTGTCACCAAAACAAGCCACAGTGGGGGTCATAAGACACACAGCAAGGGCAAGGGGTAAGATACACACGGTCCACAGGGGCCTCCACAGGCCTGGGCCTTCCCACAGCAGGCCCCAGATGCCCTACACCTACCCTAGGGGAAGAGCAGGATGGCTTGCCCCAGCCagccagagagacagacacacagacacacacggtgAGGGGTGAAGGATGAGGGATGGTCCAGCCAGGACCTGAGGGCCCACCTGCCCGCACACCACGGCCTCGCTGTGTCTGTGTAATATCCCAGCTCTCCTGCCCTCCGCCGCTGGCCAGCTCTCAGCCTGACCCTGGGTATAAATATCTCCCACTTCACCCTGGAGGAATTTGCCTCACACAGGCCACCATGGCAAcagccttccttcccccactcgGGGGTCACGCACAACCCTGCCGGGGTGAGGCCCGGCTGCCACATCGCTCCCGGCTGCCCCTGTGGGAAAGGCCACCACTCCTCGTCTTCTGGAAATGATGAGAATGGGGGGAAAAACATCCCCTCCTCCCGCCTCTGGGTGACATCTTCCACAGGCAGACGCCACCAGGCCTGTGGCATGAGGCCCAGAGCAGTGGGGctgagagacagaagacagatgCCAGgggcagggacacacacacacacacacacacacacacacactcaagcacAGGCAGTGGGGCTGGAATGGAGGCAACGCCCGTTCCCCAAACTCCTGGTTGGAGCAAGACATGGGGTGGAGACAGTTACTAAAACGATTCTCTTCATCTGAGCTTCCAGTGCCCCCAAACTGTGACGCAATCTGACCTACACACAGGAGTGTCCGAAAGCCACCCCAGCCAGGGGCACACGCAGCAACAGGGGAGCGAGGCGTTGGACCCCCACGCCCACTCCTGGGGAACCCCACCGTCCCAACCATACTCCCTCCCTCTCCGGTCTGGCCCGCCTGGGAAGCCACGGGCTGGCCACTCCTGCTCCCAAAATAGGTGGCCCAGCCAGGCGAGGGGGTGAggcctggaggggagggcaggggacgCTCACCCCAATCAAGCTGTCCCCTGCTGAAAGAAGGCCCCCAAAGGTCCGGCTGTGCTGGGGGTGAGCACTTTGGACCCCCTGGCCCAGAGCTGGACTGCGGCCGCCCTCAGCGatctcccctcccagccccaccccagccttcccctccccaaccaGCAGCTGTAACTGGAGCCGAGGCTGGAGGGGGGCCAGGGGGCGGCCCCCAGCCCAGACCGCCCTGGCCCGTTAGGTTAACTCTCTCCGCTCAGATGGAGGAGCAGCAGGCGGCTGGCCTCTCCGGAGAAGGGACGAGTCGGGAGGGAGGACAGGATCACGGACCCACGCATGTGCCCGCACACACGTACCCGCACAGGCATGCACCCATGCTTGTGCCCTGCGGTGCAAGGGTGGGGGTCAGGGGTTTTCTGTGAGGCTCCCTGGGGTTTGGGCCCATTCGGCTCCTAAGGTTATCCCCGTCTGAGTGCTCAGGAGCCCACTGACCCCTAACCCCAGTGTTCTGTGGGGACCTGGGCTGCCCCACAGGGCTCTTGagacatttctgtgtgtgtgtgttgtctgctGCTGACTGTGAGGTCCCCCATGagtgcaccacacacacacacacacacacacacgcacacattcaGATAGATGCCGTAGACAGACACAAGAACCTAGCCACACACGTGTCCACCCTTACAAACGGTCACACTCTTGTGAAGACATACAAACCAGGGGACAGAAACACACCAATACACACACCACACGTAAATGGACTCAGAAGCCCAGACACACAGCCGGCCCTCCTCCACGGTTTCAGGGATGGGAAGGCCCATACGCCGTGTACATAGGGACACAGGGGATGGCACACAGTGCCGTGGGcacaaagagaagcagaaattcTGTCCAGGACACCGCCCTGTGACCCGCCACTCTTACACACAACCCCGAAAACCGACGCATACAAACTGTGTTCGTACCCTCACATGCGGGCCACCAGGGCATAGCGGGCCACTTGGTCACAGGGAGACAGGCCTACACATGTATGAGGCACCTCCAAATTTGTGTCGATGTGTTTAATTCCAAACCTCCCCTTTCCCGATCTCACATGGCCTGTGGGACTCTGTGGAGGACGATGCACATGGTGTCCTCACCCGCAGGCCGGACTCACAGACTCTGGTGACAGAGAAACCCGGCTTCCGATGGGAGCTCTGCCATCCTGGTAGTGTGACCTTCAGCAGCCCATGTGACCTCTCCGACATGCCTCAGTTTTCTGTCCCACAAAATGGAGAAATCACGGAGATCATACGTATTGCACGGGGCCAGCCTTAGAGGTCTCTGAACCCCACACAGTCttattattaattccattttcgggatgaacaaactgaggttttagCAAGATGGAGCTAATTCTCCTGAGGCTCCTGGTGGCTGAGGACAGAAACCGGCCCCACCCTGAAAGGGTCAGATCATGGGCTCAGATTGTGGAGGACACAGTTGAGAGCAGGTGGGCGTGTTCAGACCAAGGCACAGGGGTAGAGagccctgacacacacacacacacacacacacacacacgcgtacACGCACACGCATACACAGAGGACCCACCTCAAAGGACCCACAGGGCTTTGAAATGCCCTCTCATCCCTGTGCGTCTGAGCCCCAGCCCCTCATGGCCCTGCACCCCAAGGCCACCAGCGGTGGCAGTCTCTGGTTAATGATAACCCTGATGTTTATGCA
The DNA window shown above is from Mustela nigripes isolate SB6536 chromosome 17, MUSNIG.SB6536, whole genome shotgun sequence and carries:
- the FXYD1 gene encoding phospholemman isoform X2, which produces MEPLYHILVLCVGFLTKASAEAPQEHDPFTYDYQTLRIGGLIIAGILFILGILIVLSRRCRCKFNQQQRTGEPDEEEGTFRSSIRRLSTRRR
- the FXYD7 gene encoding FXYD domain-containing ion transport regulator 7 isoform X2 — encoded protein: MATPTQAPTKVPQEPDPFYYDYDTVQTVGMTLATILFLLGILIIISKKVKCRKADSSPTCKSCKSELPSSAPGGGGV
- the FXYD1 gene encoding phospholemman isoform X1 encodes the protein MWQPGLTPAGLCVTPEWGKEGCCHGGLCEANSSRVKWEIFIPRVRLRAGQRRRAGELGYYTDTARPWCAGRTMEPLYHILVLCVGFLTKASAEAPQEHDPFTYDYQTLRIGGLIIAGILFILGILIVLSRRCRCKFNQQQRTGEPDEEEGTFRSSIRRLSTRRR
- the FXYD7 gene encoding FXYD domain-containing ion transport regulator 7 isoform X1, translating into MATPTQAPTKVPQEPDPFYYDYDTVQTVGMTLATILFLLGILIIISKKVKCRKADSRSESPTCKSCKSELPSSAPGGGGV